GCCCAGCAGGGTGAACAGCGAGGCGACGCGTTCGTCGTCAAGCCCATTGAACAGGCACTCGAACGCCGTCAGCCGCACGCGTTCGTCGGCGGCATCCGGCCCGTCGGCCAACAATTCGAGGAAGTCCTTGCTCATGGTCTCCAGCATAGCCGCCCAATCCTGACGTTTTCGCTATCAGTGTCGAATCAGCTAGCCGCCGACTGCACGGCGCTCTTCTCTGGCGTCGCGCCAGAAAGTGAGGCATACGAAGCCGAAGACGAAAGCGACGGGCAGCATATGCCGCTCGAAATTATTCGCCGGCGCGGTGACCATCACGCCCATCAGCAGCAGCAGCGGAAAATGCGTGACCAACGTGAGCCAGCGCCGCCGTATCACCTCGGCCGCGCCGATCAGCAGCGTGCACACCACGTACAGGTTGCCGTGCGTGAACCAGCCCAGCACGGGAATCGCGCCCCAATCCTTGGCGAACTGCGCCACCTGATCGCGCCAGTCATGGTTGTAGTACTTGATCCAGGCGGAGTTCTCCTGCACGTACGAGCTGTTCACGTAATAATCCATGGACACGTACGGCGATGCGGCCACGTCGAAGTAGCCGTAGCATTTCGCCAGGAACGCGTCGAGCGCGATCACCGGATTGTCCAATACGATTTCAAGCCACGCCTTGTTGAAGCCCTCCATATCCTCTTCGGTGACGGAGCGCCACTTGTAGCTCACCTTCTTCGACTGGATGCCGGAGGATTTGACCGGGTCGGCGTCGTTCTGCGAGTAGGCTTCGGCCATCTGGTCGAGGTTGAACACGGGGGCGAGGTTGTCTTTCGCCTCCTGCGAGATGCCATCCGGATTGAGTTTGGCGACGCGCGCGATCTGCTGCAGTTGGATGCCGCGGCTTTCGATCGGGTCGCCGCCGATGATCACCCCCGCGTTGATGGCCATGGCGATGCCGCCGTGGATGATCACGGTGGGCAGCAGCAGCGCGACCACATAGGTGGCCCAACGCCGCCGGTCGGCGATAATGCCCAGCACGATTTGCGCGGCGACGATATACCACGCGTATTTCGCGGCCACCAGCATCACGCAGGTGGAGAGGATGAACGCGACGATGGTGCGGCGCGGCAGATGGACGACCGCCTTCGCCCCCTCGCGTGCGGGGCGGTGCGTGGCGCGCAGTTCGTACCAGATGCCGAACCACCAGACGAACGCGAACGCGAACAGCGGCGACTTGGTCAGTGAGATCGTCGCGAACACGGGCAGCGGACAGACCAAAAAGAAGGCAAGGATCGCGAAGCGCGCGGGCGCGTGGGCCGCGGCGGGGGAGAGCATCACGCGCATGCCAAGTTCGGGCCGGCCGAAGCGGCGCGCCTCGAATCGCGCGCCCTGCTCGGGTCGTGCGTAGTCGATGGCGCAGCGTGGCGTGAACGGGAAGGTGCGGCGCGCGTTCAGCCACGGCATGTTGAGGAAGCGGTGCGCGGCGGCGGTGCAGCATCCGACGGCGAACAGCATCTGCCCCGCTGCGAGCGCGACGAGGCCCGCGTCGTTCGAGCCGGTGAGCGAGCGGGAGAAGGTGGCCACCGCGCCGTAGAGCAGGGTGAGCACGATATTGTGCTGGTCGGTCAGATAGGTGGGATTCTCCGGCCACATGTAGTGCGCGGTGGGGTAGATGTCCATCGGCACGAAGGAGAAGAAGCCGATGTATGGCTGCTCCAGGCCCGTCCACTGGTTCCATGCCCAGCTGAATTCGCGGATCTGCGAGCGCACGTCTGCGCCGAAGGCCGCGAGCAGGGTGGTGGGCACCCACAGCCAGCCGATGAACAGGATCAGCGCGATTTTCCAGCGGCGGTCGGTGGCGCGCATGATCCAGCGTGAGCAGGTGGCCGCGGCTCGGCGCATCGTGTGGCCGAACTGACTGCGCCGGAGTGTGGCGAGTCGTGCGGCGATGCGGGTGCGTAGGGGTGCGGGGATGAGATGACTCAGTCGCCGTGGGATGCGTCGGCCGTTTGGATCGGCGGGGTCGGGCGTGGTGCCGAACACCGGTTTGCGGGCCGACCATCGCACGAGCGCGACGATGATGCCGAGCGTGATGGCGAAGGTGAGGATGAAGTACAGTCCGTTCACCCAGGTGGCGTCCGCGATCGAGCCTTCCTGCCAATACAGCGGGCCTACCGCGGTGCATAGCGACAGCCACAGGCAGGCCGCCACCGCCAGGGTCCAGCGGGCGATGCCGCCCACCCGCGCGAGCATCGGGTGGCGCGGGCCGCGCATGCCGGTGGCACCGGCCACGCTGGGCGCGCTCAAAGCGGCGGCGTTGGACGGTGCGGCTGCTGCGGAACTGGGTTGTAAGGGCATAATGGTCGATTCTACCGTGGCTGTTTGAAGGCACGGTAATGGCCGGGGCGGCCGCCGCTTGAGTCCGTCCCGGCCTGCGCCGATCTGTCTCTAGCGACGCATCAGGCCGGCGGCGAAGGCGGCGGCGACGCTCGCCTTGATGGCGTCGCCGACGATGAATCCCATGGAGGCGAGCGCGACGGCGAGGGGATCCACGCCGGTGAGCAGCGACTGCACGCCGATGCCGAAGGCGTAGACCACCACGACGCAGCCGACCACGGCGGCGAGCAGATATCGGCCGGCGGTGAGGGCGGCCGAGACGGGCGAGTCGGTGCGGGCCTGGCCTCGCAGCAGCGCGGTGAGGATCACGCCCGGCAGGAATCCGATCAGGAAGCCGGCGCTCGGGCCGACCAGCGCCATTGTGGAGGCACCGCCCGCGAACACGGGCAGGCCGAGCGCGCCGGCGGCCAGATAGGTGGCCACGGCGGCGCCCGCCTGCCGCCACGGCAACATCAGGCCGGCGAGCATGACCACGAAGGTCTGCAGGGTGATCGGCACCGGCGTGCCGGGGATGGGAACCGCGCCGGCGGCGGTGGCCACCCACAGCAGAACCGCGAACAGCGTGGGCTTCCAGGCGGCGGCGAGGCCGCGGCGGGCGAATGCGAGCAGTGTGGCGAAGCGGGCCGAAGTCAGATGCATGATGATGTCTCCTTGGAGTGTGTTTTTAGGCTTTCCTTGGAATCCTTGGGTTTTCCGGGGGTTCTTGGATACGTTTGATTGATGTCGGACGGTGCTGAACCGAGCGTTCCCCTCGCCCGCCATCCTAGGGAGTTCGCCTTACGGTGACGTTTGTGGAACCCCACAAAACATTTTCGTGCGTTTTGTGTGATTCGGATGTTCCATAATGTGCGATACCCGAGGATGATTTGACGTTATGGCTCAAATCGTCAAGAAACTTTTGGTCGCGAACCGCGGCGAGATCGCGCTGCGCGTGGTGCGCACCGCCAAGGAGATGGGCATCTCCACCGTGGCCGTCTACGCCGAACAGGACCGCGACAGCCAGTATGTGGATATGGCCGACGAGGCGTACCTGCTCTCCGGCGACACCTACAAAGACACCTATCTCAACGAGGATCTGCTCATCGACATCCTCACACGCTCCGGCGCGCAGGCCGTGCACCCCGGTTACGGATTCCTCTCCGAAACCCCGAGCTTCGCCTCCAAGGTGACGGTCGCCGGCGCGGTTTGGGTCGGGCCGAGCAGTAGCGCCCTGACCGAACTGGGCGACAAAATCACCGCGCGCCGCGTGGCCGTGCGCGCCAAAGTGCCGCCCGTGCCGGGCATCTCCGACGCCGTGCACGACATCCGCGCGCTGCTCGACTTCGCCCACACGCACGGCTACCCGATCATGATGAAACGCACCGACGGCGGCGGCGGGCACGGCATCACCGTCGTGCGTTCGGACGAGGAGCTGCGGCGCTTCTATATGAATCATGACGCGCTGCAGGGCGGGGACCTCGACAGCTATTTCATCGAGAAATTCGTGGACCAGGCCCGCCATGTGGAGACGCAGGCCGGCCGCGACTCCCACGGCAACTTCACCGTCTACTCCACGCGCGACTGCTCGCTGCAGCGGCGCAACCAGAAGCTCGTCGAAGAGGCCCCCGCGCCCTTCCTGCCCGAAAGCGTGACGGCCACGCTCAAGGAGTACTCGCGTCGCCTGTTCGAAACGGTCGGCTATGTGGGACTGGGCACCTGTGAATTCATGGTCACGCCCAACGGCAAGGTGTACTTCCTCGAAGTCAACCCGCGCCTGCAGGTCGAACACACGGTCAGCGAGGAGGTGTGCGGACTCGACCTGGTGCGCGAACAGCTCACCATCGCCGCCGGCGGCGCGCTCACCGAAGCGGGCGAACCGCGCGGCCACAGCTTCGAACTGCGCATCACCAGCGAGGATCCGGCCACCAACCTGACCCCCGGCGCCGGCACGCTGGAACGCATTGTCTGGCCCTCCGGCGCGGGCGTGCGCATCGACACCGGCGTGGTGGAAGGCGACACCGTCTCGCCGAAATTCGACTCCATGATGGGCAAGGTCATCGTCACCGCGCAAAGCCGCGAGGCCGCCGTGGCCCGTGTGCGCCGCGTGCTCGACGAGCTGGTGATCGAAGGCGTGCCCACGCCGGTCGCCCTGTACAAGGAGATCTTCCGCAACGACGAGTTCACCGCCGAACACGGCCACGACTTCGCCGTAAGCACCAAATGGCTCGAACGCACGTATCTCAACCGCGAACCCGACGCGGCCCGCTCCGGACAGCCCGCGTCGCTGGCCGCCGGCGGGGCGGGGGAGCCGGCCTCCACACCGACCGAAACCTTC
Above is a window of Bifidobacterium eulemuris DNA encoding:
- a CDS encoding biotin transporter BioY — translated: MHLTSARFATLLAFARRGLAAAWKPTLFAVLLWVATAAGAVPIPGTPVPITLQTFVVMLAGLMLPWRQAGAAVATYLAAGALGLPVFAGGASTMALVGPSAGFLIGFLPGVILTALLRGQARTDSPVSAALTAGRYLLAAVVGCVVVVYAFGIGVQSLLTGVDPLAVALASMGFIVGDAIKASVAAAFAAGLMRR
- a CDS encoding acetyl/propionyl/methylcrotonyl-CoA carboxylase subunit alpha, which produces MAQIVKKLLVANRGEIALRVVRTAKEMGISTVAVYAEQDRDSQYVDMADEAYLLSGDTYKDTYLNEDLLIDILTRSGAQAVHPGYGFLSETPSFASKVTVAGAVWVGPSSSALTELGDKITARRVAVRAKVPPVPGISDAVHDIRALLDFAHTHGYPIMMKRTDGGGGHGITVVRSDEELRRFYMNHDALQGGDLDSYFIEKFVDQARHVETQAGRDSHGNFTVYSTRDCSLQRRNQKLVEEAPAPFLPESVTATLKEYSRRLFETVGYVGLGTCEFMVTPNGKVYFLEVNPRLQVEHTVSEEVCGLDLVREQLTIAAGGALTEAGEPRGHSFELRITSEDPATNLTPGAGTLERIVWPSGAGVRIDTGVVEGDTVSPKFDSMMGKVIVTAQSREAAVARVRRVLDELVIEGVPTPVALYKEIFRNDEFTAEHGHDFAVSTKWLERTYLNREPDAARSGQPASLAAGGAGEPASTPTETFTIEVNDRRVKLTVPLDIVENITGSARARGSKRPTQPLRGQGLHNVAAAAERRDDGARSGVIASPMQAVVTRIAVAEGQRVAKGDLLVVLESMKMENYVYAPAAGEVTKIFVGPADGVEAGDTLVTLDVTGGARPAAAGQSAPASQSPSEGGER
- a CDS encoding DUF6020 family protein produces the protein MSAPSVAGATGMRGPRHPMLARVGGIARWTLAVAACLWLSLCTAVGPLYWQEGSIADATWVNGLYFILTFAITLGIIVALVRWSARKPVFGTTPDPADPNGRRIPRRLSHLIPAPLRTRIAARLATLRRSQFGHTMRRAAATCSRWIMRATDRRWKIALILFIGWLWVPTTLLAAFGADVRSQIREFSWAWNQWTGLEQPYIGFFSFVPMDIYPTAHYMWPENPTYLTDQHNIVLTLLYGAVATFSRSLTGSNDAGLVALAAGQMLFAVGCCTAAAHRFLNMPWLNARRTFPFTPRCAIDYARPEQGARFEARRFGRPELGMRVMLSPAAAHAPARFAILAFFLVCPLPVFATISLTKSPLFAFAFVWWFGIWYELRATHRPAREGAKAVVHLPRRTIVAFILSTCVMLVAAKYAWYIVAAQIVLGIIADRRRWATYVVALLLPTVIIHGGIAMAINAGVIIGGDPIESRGIQLQQIARVAKLNPDGISQEAKDNLAPVFNLDQMAEAYSQNDADPVKSSGIQSKKVSYKWRSVTEEDMEGFNKAWLEIVLDNPVIALDAFLAKCYGYFDVAASPYVSMDYYVNSSYVQENSAWIKYYNHDWRDQVAQFAKDWGAIPVLGWFTHGNLYVVCTLLIGAAEVIRRRWLTLVTHFPLLLLMGVMVTAPANNFERHMLPVAFVFGFVCLTFWRDAREERRAVGG